TCGCCCCGCAAAAGATTCGGCGCGAGCGTTTTCGTCGAGCCGAGTGTAGCGAATGAACTGGTCGAGGAACAACGACGCGATGCGTGAATTCCGTTACGTGAGGTGGGCGCCGGCGCTGATCTCGCCTGATGCGGCGAGATCGGCGGGCGCAACTTTTTTCGGACTTGGATCGATTCGCGCGCGCTTCGCGACGATCGATCCGCCGCTTAGGGCAATTTTCATTCCGGCGGAATCGATCGCAACGATCGTTCCAGGCGCGGCGGTTTCGGTCGTCGTCGAAAGCGCGACGTCGTAGAGGCGGAGTCGCTTCTCGCCGAGGCTCGCGTAAGCGCCCGGTTGCGGATCGCATCCGCGGATCAGGTTGAACACGGCGCGCGCCGGCTTCGAGAAATCGATCTTCGCGTGCTCGTCGCGGCACGGCGCTTCGTAGGTCGCCTTGCTTTCGTCCTGGACGATCGCGGGCGGATTGCCGGCCTTGATCAAATCGACCGCTTCGATCATCGCGTCGATACCCATCGGAAAGAGCGTGTTGAAATAAATCGATCCGACCGTGTCGCTGTCGGCGATTGGGACGCGCTTTTGAACGAGGATCGGGCCGGTGTCGATACCCTGATCGGGCCAGAACCAGGTAACGCCGGTCTCCGCGTCGCCCTCGATAATCGCCCAGTTGATTCCGCTGGCGCCGCGACGGCGCGGCAGCAACGACGGATGGAAGCAGATCGATTTGTAGCGCGGCGTGTAGAGGATGCGCTCCGGGACGATCAGGGTGACGAAGGCGAGAATCGCGAGGTCGGCGTCGAGGGTTTTGAAATGCTCGTAGGCCTCTTCCTTCTTGAAGGACTTGGGCTGGCTGAGCGGCAGGCCGAGTTCGCGCGCTTTGGCCGCGAGCGGATCGGGCTTGCCGGCGGCGGGATCGGGCGGCGCGAAGACGTGGACGATCTCGTCGCCATGCTTTAAGAGCGCCTCGAGTGCTTTTTCGGCGAATGCGGCCTGTCCGAGCAATGCAATGCGCACAGCGATGATGCCTCCCGCGTTTCGATCGGCACGCTACCAAATCGAAAACAGAGTTGCACACCGAAACGAAGCGGCGCGGCGAACGGCTATTCGCGCGATGCGCAGTTGTAGCGATTCATCGAGTGGCGCGCCACGGCGCGGGGAACTGCCCGGTATCGAGAAAGCGCACGTAGTCAGCGAGGATCTCGGCGTGATCGAAAGCGAGCGGCGACGGCGGACGGCGCGGATCGATCAGCACGACGCTTTTCGCGTCGTCGGCGGCGATTGGCGATCCGCTCGCGCGGGCGACATAGACGACCGTGATCGTTTGCCCGCGCGGATCGCGCTCAGGCCGCGAATAGATTCCGAGCAAGGCGCGGATATCGACCTCGAGCGAAATTTCCTCGCGCGCCTCCCGGATCGCCGCCTGTTCGACGGTCTCGCCGAAGTCAACGAAGCCGCCCGGGATGGCCCATCCATGCGGAAAATTCTTGCGCTCGATAAGAACGATACGGTCGCCGATTTCGGCGATCACGTCGGCGGCGATCGGTGGGCATTCAGGACGTGGCATACGACGATGCTATCATCGGCGGCGCAATCACGCATCGCGCGCCCCGTCCGCGCAGCGACTGAGTGAGATTGACATCGGATGTAGCGCACCACAAAGTTCCAGTTAGTCTCATCCGCGTCCAGAGTGATTATGCAGGTAGCTCGGCTCTACGATTTCGGTGATATCCGCGTCGAGGAAAGTGTCCGGCCCGAGGTCGGCCCCGACGATATTCTGGTGCGCGCGCGCGCCTGCGGCATCTGCTCGGGCGACATCATGCCGTGGTACATCAAGCGCAAGGCGCCGCTGGTGCTCGGGCATGAGCCGGTCGGCGTAGTCGAGGAGGCGGGCGCGTTGGTGCGCGATTTCAGACGCGGGGAGCGCGTGTTCGTGCATCATCATGCGCCGTGCTTTCAATGCAGCGCGTGCCGGCGCGGCGAATACGTGCAATGTCCGACCTGGCGCGCGACGAATATCCGTCCGGGCGGGATGGCTGAATATTTTCTGGTCAGCGCGGACAATCAGCGCGATACGCTCCGGCTGCCGGACTCGGTTTCCGACGCGGATGGAGTGCTGATCGAGCCGGCGGCGTGCGTGGTCAAGTCGCTCAAGCGATCGAGCCTCAAGAACGGCGAGACGATTTTGGTGATCGGCCTCGGCATCATGGGCATGATGCACGTGAAACTCGCGCGGCACATGGGCGCCGGGATGATCATCGGCGCCGACCTGTTTCATACGCGAGCGAATCGCGCGGTGGAACTCGGCGCGGACCGCGGAATCGTGGTTGCGGGCGATAATCTGATCGAGCAGG
This genomic stretch from Candidatus Binatus sp. harbors:
- a CDS encoding methionyl-tRNA formyltransferase, yielding MRIALLGQAAFAEKALEALLKHGDEIVHVFAPPDPAAGKPDPLAAKARELGLPLSQPKSFKKEEAYEHFKTLDADLAILAFVTLIVPERILYTPRYKSICFHPSLLPRRRGASGINWAIIEGDAETGVTWFWPDQGIDTGPILVQKRVPIADSDTVGSIYFNTLFPMGIDAMIEAVDLIKAGNPPAIVQDESKATYEAPCRDEHAKIDFSKPARAVFNLIRGCDPQPGAYASLGEKRLRLYDVALSTTTETAAPGTIVAIDSAGMKIALSGGSIVAKRARIDPSPKKVAPADLAASGEISAGAHLT
- a CDS encoding NUDIX hydrolase, whose amino-acid sequence is MPRPECPPIAADVIAEIGDRIVLIERKNFPHGWAIPGGFVDFGETVEQAAIREAREEISLEVDIRALLGIYSRPERDPRGQTITVVYVARASGSPIAADDAKSVVLIDPRRPPSPLAFDHAEILADYVRFLDTGQFPAPWRATR
- a CDS encoding alcohol dehydrogenase catalytic domain-containing protein; the protein is MQVARLYDFGDIRVEESVRPEVGPDDILVRARACGICSGDIMPWYIKRKAPLVLGHEPVGVVEEAGALVRDFRRGERVFVHHHAPCFQCSACRRGEYVQCPTWRATNIRPGGMAEYFLVSADNQRDTLRLPDSVSDADGVLIEPAACVVKSLKRSSLKNGETILVIGLGIMGMMHVKLARHMGAGMIIGADLFHTRANRAVELGADRGIVVAGDNLIEQVREITKGAMADVVIVGPGTSKAIATGIAAAGKGATVVQFTATPPDDELVVRPHDLYFNETRLIPSYSCGPDETREAMSLVERGVINAGELVTHRFPLERITEAFETAQKPESLKVIVTFAS